In Rhizobium jaguaris, a single window of DNA contains:
- a CDS encoding DUF2478 domain-containing protein — MQIAHPTFPITAIVYSKGSEFEAFLQDVTATMADQGMRLAGLVQYSQAKPGRTKCDMYLRDLVTGEVRAISDDRGPHARGCVLNTDRLLSACEAAQAGLSERTDLLVLCKFGKTEVEGGGFRSLIAKALELSVPVLIGVPAINLASFRDFAAGFVQEIELADIASDRLAAAEYLHSIYRPADDALKVVA, encoded by the coding sequence ATGCAAATCGCTCATCCAACCTTCCCGATCACCGCGATCGTCTATTCGAAGGGGTCGGAGTTCGAAGCCTTTCTGCAGGACGTTACCGCGACGATGGCTGATCAAGGCATGCGGCTGGCCGGGCTTGTTCAGTACAGTCAGGCGAAGCCGGGCCGCACGAAATGCGATATGTATCTCCGCGACCTCGTGACGGGCGAGGTCCGCGCGATATCCGATGATCGCGGCCCTCACGCCCGCGGCTGTGTCCTGAATACCGACCGGCTGCTGAGTGCGTGTGAGGCTGCGCAGGCCGGTTTATCTGAGCGGACCGACCTGCTGGTCCTCTGCAAGTTCGGTAAGACCGAGGTGGAAGGCGGCGGGTTCAGATCGCTGATCGCAAAGGCACTGGAACTTTCAGTTCCAGTCCTCATCGGGGTTCCTGCAATCAATCTCGCGTCATTTCGCGATTTCGCAGCCGGGTTTGTACAGGAAATCGAGCTGGCGGATATCGCGTCCGATCGGCTGGCGGCTGCTGAGTATCTGCATTCCATCTATCGGCCGGCGGACGATGCGCTGAAGGTGGTTGCGTGA
- the glp gene encoding gephyrin-like molybdotransferase Glp: MVSFEAARQAAMALAWPRNLQEDLPLALARGRILAAPIEAPRSLPAFDQAAMDGYAVCIAGKGGVPSVLPVIGCSKAGDPPGVLAPGAAQRIMTGAALPSGADTVVMQEHVTRRGDLVQLGLDLKPGVHIRRAGEDVAQGSVVLGQGRVIGWKEIALLGALGIDTVAVVRPLRITILTTGSELHAAGEPLPPGAIYDSNGPMLATLLSGPNVDVVSLTVPDDPTAITRALQEIKETADIVITTAGMSVGEGDHVRDAVARAGGELDVVKVAMKPGKPLAFGKLGDACFVGLPGNPQAAAFSALAFVRPMTRALLGQEPANRMTAEMAFTFTHKPDRTELLPVRLVVERGRLTAHRCGPDGSHRIMTMACADAIVIVPNAQTAVEAGAVLEVLPFDQSHFDA, from the coding sequence ATGGTATCGTTCGAAGCGGCGCGCCAGGCCGCCATGGCGCTCGCCTGGCCGCGCAACCTGCAAGAGGACCTGCCGTTGGCCCTCGCGCGGGGACGCATCCTGGCTGCGCCGATCGAAGCGCCTCGTTCCCTCCCAGCATTCGATCAGGCCGCCATGGATGGATATGCCGTCTGCATCGCCGGCAAAGGCGGCGTGCCTTCCGTTCTTCCGGTGATCGGCTGCTCGAAGGCCGGCGATCCGCCGGGCGTACTCGCTCCGGGTGCCGCCCAACGCATCATGACGGGTGCCGCCCTTCCGAGCGGTGCCGATACCGTCGTGATGCAAGAGCATGTGACGCGCAGAGGCGATCTCGTGCAGCTTGGGCTGGATCTGAAGCCAGGCGTTCACATTCGAAGGGCCGGCGAGGACGTAGCGCAGGGAAGCGTCGTCCTCGGCCAGGGCCGTGTTATCGGCTGGAAGGAAATCGCGCTTCTCGGCGCCCTTGGGATCGACACCGTTGCTGTCGTCCGGCCTCTCAGGATTACGATTCTGACGACTGGCTCGGAACTTCATGCTGCCGGCGAACCGCTCCCGCCGGGTGCGATTTACGATTCCAACGGTCCCATGCTCGCCACCCTGCTGTCGGGGCCGAACGTAGATGTCGTATCGCTGACGGTTCCTGACGATCCGACGGCGATCACACGCGCACTCCAAGAGATCAAGGAAACGGCTGATATCGTGATCACGACAGCCGGGATGTCGGTCGGAGAGGGGGATCATGTGCGCGATGCCGTCGCGCGGGCCGGGGGAGAGCTGGATGTCGTGAAGGTGGCGATGAAGCCCGGCAAGCCCCTGGCGTTCGGCAAGCTCGGCGACGCATGTTTCGTCGGGCTTCCGGGCAATCCGCAAGCGGCAGCCTTCTCGGCACTCGCTTTCGTGCGCCCCATGACGAGGGCCCTGCTCGGTCAGGAGCCCGCTAACCGCATGACGGCGGAGATGGCCTTTACCTTCACCCACAAGCCGGATCGCACGGAATTACTCCCGGTTCGGCTGGTCGTCGAGCGAGGGCGTTTGACCGCCCATCGCTGCGGACCCGACGGCTCTCACCGAATAATGACGATGGCATGCGCCGATGCCATCGTCATTGTACCCAATGCTCAGACCGCTGTGGAAGCGGGGGCCGTCCTTGAGGTGCTTCCATTTGATCAATCGCATTTCGATGCGTGA